The following are from one region of the Halorussus rarus genome:
- a CDS encoding type II secretion system protein, producing MSRASEARSPPDRVDVRLIRRLASLHPWPVEPGEDLPRALSYLDAGVDAETTVRAGYGAATLVGLLGLPAVALAPGRLRAAVAAGVVALSCGVAYAAKRGPVALATARRTAALGAAPALVARAVLRMRIEPATERAAAFAARGEGRLADSLGEHVRQADGTPESGLAAFGAAWADWNPPLRRAALLVEAAADAPAGERGATLDRAMDAILDGTRDRMAAFAESVRGPTNALYAFGVLLPLALVAVLPAAWVAGVPLSVPALVVLYDLLLPALLVGAGSWLLVRRPAAFPPPAVSRDHPDVPDRRLLAPAVGVGAGLLAGIATATASLPNWTRWPASVGAAVGAALVIRYRPVKRVRDDARAVEVNLTDALYLVGRRVSDGAAVEAAVADAAPEVAGRTGEILTEAAGVQRRLRVGVREAFLGEHGALADVPSPQGRSVAALLAVAAREGRPAGRAVVAMADHVDDLQRVEREARRELASVTGTLRNTAAVFGPLVGGATVALADGMAAGTLGEPLPTAALGLAVGTYVLLLAAVLTTLATGLERGFDRALVGYRVGLALLAAVGSFFAGYVGAGFAL from the coding sequence GTGAGCCGGGCGTCCGAGGCCCGGAGTCCGCCCGACCGCGTCGACGTCCGTCTGATTCGCCGTCTCGCCAGCCTCCACCCGTGGCCGGTCGAGCCCGGCGAGGACCTTCCGCGGGCGCTCTCGTACCTCGACGCCGGCGTCGACGCCGAGACGACGGTCCGGGCCGGCTACGGCGCCGCAACGCTCGTCGGACTCCTCGGGCTCCCCGCAGTTGCGCTCGCGCCGGGCCGACTCCGCGCGGCCGTCGCGGCCGGAGTAGTCGCCCTCTCGTGCGGCGTGGCCTACGCCGCGAAGCGGGGTCCCGTCGCGCTGGCGACCGCCCGGCGGACCGCCGCGCTCGGGGCCGCTCCGGCACTCGTCGCGCGAGCGGTGCTACGGATGCGGATCGAACCCGCGACCGAGCGCGCGGCGGCGTTCGCGGCCCGGGGGGAGGGCCGACTCGCCGACAGCCTCGGCGAGCACGTTCGACAGGCCGACGGGACCCCCGAGTCGGGACTCGCCGCGTTCGGCGCGGCGTGGGCCGACTGGAACCCGCCGCTTCGCCGGGCCGCGCTGCTCGTGGAGGCGGCGGCCGACGCGCCCGCGGGCGAGCGCGGGGCGACGCTCGACCGGGCGATGGACGCGATACTCGACGGCACCCGCGACCGGATGGCCGCGTTCGCCGAGTCGGTCCGCGGCCCGACGAACGCCCTCTACGCCTTCGGGGTCCTGCTCCCGCTCGCGCTGGTCGCGGTCCTCCCCGCGGCCTGGGTGGCTGGCGTCCCGCTCTCGGTTCCCGCGCTGGTGGTCCTCTACGATCTGCTGTTACCGGCACTGCTCGTCGGAGCCGGCTCCTGGCTGCTGGTCCGCCGGCCCGCCGCGTTCCCGCCGCCCGCGGTGTCCCGGGACCACCCCGACGTCCCCGACCGACGGCTGCTCGCCCCGGCGGTCGGGGTCGGCGCTGGCCTGCTCGCCGGAATCGCGACCGCGACCGCGTCGCTCCCGAACTGGACCCGGTGGCCGGCGTCCGTCGGCGCTGCGGTCGGTGCGGCCCTCGTGATCCGGTACCGGCCGGTGAAACGCGTCCGTGACGACGCCCGCGCGGTGGAGGTCAACCTGACCGACGCGCTCTACCTGGTCGGCCGGCGGGTCAGCGACGGCGCCGCGGTCGAGGCCGCCGTCGCGGACGCCGCGCCCGAGGTCGCGGGTCGAACCGGCGAGATCCTGACCGAGGCCGCGGGCGTCCAGCGCCGCCTCCGGGTCGGCGTCCGCGAGGCGTTCCTGGGCGAGCACGGCGCGCTCGCCGACGTGCCGAGCCCGCAGGGCCGGAGCGTGGCCGCGCTGCTGGCCGTGGCCGCTCGCGAGGGCCGGCCCGCCGGGCGCGCGGTGGTCGCGATGGCCGACCACGTCGACGACCTCCAGCGCGTCGAGCGCGAGGCCCGGCGGGAACTCGCGAGCGTGACCGGGACGCTCCGGAACACCGCGGCCGTCTTCGGCCCGCTGGTCGGCGGCGCCACGGTCGCGCTCGCCGACGGGATGGCCGCCGGGACGCTGGGCGAACCCCTCCCGACCGCGGCGCTCGGCCTCGCCGTGGGAACCTACGTCCTGCTGTTGGCCGCCGTCCTGACGACGCTGGCGACCGGCCTGGAGCGGGGATTCGACCGCGCCCTGGTCGGCTACCGGGTCGGGCTGGCGCTGCTCGCCGCGGTGGGGTCGTTCTTCGCCGGATACGTCGGGGCGGGGTTCGCGCTGTAA
- a CDS encoding preprotein translocase subunit TatA produces the protein MVPLQVAVPGGVELLVILLVALIVFGVPVVLAGVGLYLYRQSKSDRPAGEEIESLRREVERLREEINRLDDEK, from the coding sequence ATGGTTCCCCTGCAGGTCGCCGTCCCCGGCGGCGTGGAACTGCTCGTCATCCTCCTCGTCGCCCTGATCGTGTTCGGGGTCCCGGTCGTCCTGGCCGGCGTCGGGCTCTACCTCTACCGGCAGTCGAAGTCCGACCGGCCCGCCGGCGAGGAAATCGAGTCGCTCCGCCGGGAGGTCGAGCGCCTCCGCGAGGAGATAAACCGGCTGGACGACGAGAAGTAG
- the nreA gene encoding DNA repair protein NreA — protein MRLDEYIEGLGPDEDDRKRRLAEEKSYEILDYVEEVEDRFAEVTQGDSLVGSTSPSVFVGRSNYPNVSTGILSPVGEEERAAEFATSGEWYDRGLDIDNVLQYRTGLLNSNHAANVDNVADAWDGFVGTQREVAIADRPVDVEIGLSDSLDLDLDVDDVTTPTGPSARATSADLTENPHVPRPVKKTLEDDDWQAQGAMTYLYRRGFDVYEINDILSAGALGRGRNRRLVPTRWSITAVDDTIGQFLRGQIQTNPSVDETQVWVNEYVGNRYWVILTPGQWEFELVEMKAPGSIWNQDPTGETWMGAAHEGFEGRTGYVDETAGAYYASRLGVLEHLESVGRQAKCLVLREVSDDYWAPVGVWQIRESVRNAFEGAPGSATDRGLGENDDLAGEYGEAETFHGAVREIAPQLPVSLAALRRKSHLLSGLQANLADFS, from the coding sequence ATGCGTCTCGACGAGTACATCGAGGGCCTCGGCCCGGACGAGGACGACCGCAAGCGCCGGCTCGCCGAGGAGAAGTCCTACGAGATTCTCGACTACGTCGAGGAGGTCGAGGACCGCTTCGCCGAGGTCACCCAGGGCGACTCGCTGGTGGGGTCGACCTCGCCCTCGGTGTTCGTCGGGCGGTCGAACTACCCGAACGTCTCGACCGGCATCCTCTCGCCGGTCGGCGAGGAGGAGCGGGCCGCCGAGTTCGCCACCAGCGGCGAGTGGTACGACAGGGGTCTCGACATCGACAACGTGCTCCAGTACCGGACCGGCCTGCTCAACTCAAACCACGCGGCGAACGTCGACAACGTCGCCGACGCCTGGGACGGGTTCGTCGGCACCCAGCGCGAAGTCGCCATCGCCGACCGGCCGGTCGACGTCGAGATCGGCCTCTCGGACTCGCTGGACCTCGACCTCGACGTCGACGACGTCACCACGCCGACAGGACCCTCGGCCCGGGCGACCTCCGCGGACCTGACCGAGAACCCCCACGTTCCCCGGCCGGTGAAGAAGACCCTCGAGGACGACGACTGGCAGGCCCAGGGCGCGATGACCTACCTCTACCGCCGGGGGTTCGACGTGTACGAGATCAACGACATCCTCTCGGCGGGCGCGCTCGGCCGGGGGCGGAACCGCCGCCTCGTCCCGACCCGGTGGTCCATCACCGCGGTCGACGACACGATCGGTCAGTTCCTCCGGGGGCAGATCCAGACCAACCCGAGCGTCGACGAGACCCAGGTCTGGGTCAACGAGTACGTCGGCAACCGCTACTGGGTGATTCTCACGCCCGGCCAGTGGGAGTTCGAACTGGTCGAGATGAAGGCGCCCGGCAGCATCTGGAACCAGGACCCGACCGGCGAGACGTGGATGGGAGCCGCCCACGAGGGGTTCGAGGGCCGGACCGGCTACGTCGACGAGACCGCCGGGGCCTACTACGCCTCCCGGCTCGGAGTGCTCGAGCACCTCGAATCCGTCGGCCGGCAGGCCAAGTGCCTGGTGCTCCGGGAGGTCTCGGACGACTACTGGGCGCCGGTCGGCGTCTGGCAGATCCGCGAGAGCGTCCGCAACGCATTCGAGGGCGCCCCCGGGAGCGCCACCGACAGGGGGCTCGGCGAGAACGACGATCTCGCCGGCGAGTACGGCGAGGCCGAGACGTTCCACGGCGCGGTCCGCGAGATCGCGCCCCAGCTCCCGGTCTCGCTGGCCGCCCTCCGCCGGAAGTCCCACCTGCTGTCGGGCCTGCAGGCGAACCTCGCGGACTTCTCCTGA
- a CDS encoding DUF302 domain-containing protein: MSLPIDPTQLDAADIGEKRATLEMEHEEAVEHVREAFTDAGFGVPEEFSPSELLNEKVEGADHDPYYVLGACNPGVADRALEASENRIGGLFPCNVVIWEEEPGTQVVYHVSIMRIARLVGMAPDDEVWDDIVAETGGLVEEAWANLDTA; this comes from the coding sequence ATGAGTCTTCCAATAGACCCCACGCAGCTCGACGCCGCAGACATCGGCGAGAAGCGGGCAACTCTGGAGATGGAACACGAGGAAGCCGTCGAACACGTCCGCGAGGCGTTCACCGACGCCGGCTTCGGCGTGCCGGAGGAGTTCTCCCCGTCGGAACTGCTCAACGAGAAGGTCGAGGGCGCCGACCACGACCCCTACTACGTGCTGGGGGCGTGCAATCCCGGCGTGGCCGACCGGGCGCTGGAGGCGAGCGAGAACCGCATCGGCGGGCTGTTCCCGTGTAACGTGGTGATCTGGGAGGAGGAGCCCGGCACGCAGGTGGTCTACCACGTCAGTATCATGCGCATCGCGCGACTGGTCGGGATGGCGCCCGACGACGAGGTGTGGGACGACATCGTGGCCGAGACGGGCGGCCTGGTCGAGGAGGCCTGGGCGAATCTGGACACGGCGTAG